A window of the Dictyostelium discoideum AX4 chromosome 4 chromosome, whole genome shotgun sequence genome harbors these coding sequences:
- the scdA gene encoding C-terminal CASP domain-containing protein (similar to CCAAT displacement protein), with protein sequence MTDNKQSSIPSSPPIVVPTTTTDINSFTSSPTSTQGSMTPNPNVIIPTQPPTQPITQSNSTSTPSSSSSSSNKTFESILESWKLFNIDKKKNEFGDNVTQIGALKEDCLKSRKVLAKQTQDFKKFTDDEKIKQFGSLLKLYQDEVDKLTKRSKFTETVFLGMYKDLNEISDPVPALSAALEECSKVDQTTKLEIENRKLQMQLTDFKKEFQEIQNQEVTIRRLEDKIKEMNSERSEFISMDKLNLKEQELKQEFQQQLQASKQREQQLQKQNDQLQDELTKISITNNQIQNQLLDIKTKYEDELQSKHSEIEMLTVEFDRVQSKLTTLQRENLSIREESMVEKNSLTPMVKRVADLELEMLQKETETSKLVDQIQELKTHISTQQDEKSNLSRLYEIEKEKVEKLDKYIQNNPSPSEVELIKKELLTLKAIVDQDEINKAIIDQEKDNNQNNTTNNTGGGSDKLLKDKNRQLENECTRLRLLTNTQESELIEKNLAIDELQKVKDEQLLLIQRLEEDLSNGGVINGLNSNGNAGSLVYQQQQQQQQHHHHLNHHHHHNSLSSSQLQSSNKDIMDISDLLPTNTTNNTTINTSLSSSSSSNNNSPLNIGTNNNNNSVNTLIRSSNESFSNSPQQVGAGNIVQSKDDKMLDIVISQRDRFKTKIVELESDKSKLEKQLDSCRQELSSLKTDNIKLYEKIRFLQSYDKNKSGGGGINNANKEIHSKRNNSGFEKSYDVERGLDIPSSSSSSSSQGGPETEEKYGKLYEESINPFLSFNKKEKYRRYREMNTAERVILNGSRFFLSNKYSRLFLFIYSVLLHLMVFLTLYRLATITTEQHEMGFGNIHQTPPLPQKDIVDSIIEQ encoded by the coding sequence atgacGGATAATAAACAATCCTCAATACCTTCTTCCCCACCTATTGTGGtaccaacaactacaacagatattaattcatttacaTCTTCTCCAACCTCAACACAAGGTTCAATGACACCAAACCCAAATGTTATTATACCAACACAACCACCAACACAACCAATAACtcaatcaaattcaacatctactccttcttcttcttcttcatcttcaaataaaacatttgaatCAATATTAGAATCatggaaattatttaatattgataaaaaaaagaatgaatttggtgataatgtAACACAAATTGGTGCATTAAAAGAAGATTGTCTAAAGAGTAGAAAAGTATTAGCAAAACAAACacaagattttaaaaagtttacaGATGATGAAAAGATTAAACAATTTGGATcacttttaaaactttatcaaGATGAAGTTGATAAACTCACCAAACGTAGTAAATTCACCGAGACAGTATTCCTTGGTATGTATAAGGATTTGAATGAGATATCAGATCCTGTACCTGCATTGAGTGCAGCATTGGAGGAATGCTCAAAAGTTGATCAAACCACTAAATTAGAGATAGAGAATAGAAAATTACAAATGCAGCTAACCGATTTCAAAAAGGAGTTTCAAGAGATTCAAAATCAAGAAGTCACAATCCGAAGATTGGAAGATAAAATCAAAGAGATGAATTCCGAGCGTTCCGAATTCATTTCAATggataaattgaatttaaaagaacAAGAGTTGAAACAAGAATTTCAACAACAGCTACAAGCTTCGAAACAACGtgaacaacaattacaaaaacaaaatgacCAATTACAAGATGAACTTACCAAAATCTCCattacaaataatcaaattcaaaatcaactaTTGGATATTAAAACCAAATACGAGGATGAATTGCAATCTAAACATTCAGAGATTGAAATGCTAACTGTTGAATTCGATAGAGTTCAATCTAAACTCACCACACTTCAACGTGAGAATCTATCAATTCGTGAGGAATCAATGGTTGAAAAGAATTCCCTAACACCAATGGTTAAAAGAGTAGCCGATTTAGAGTTGGAAATGTTACAAAAAGAAACTGAAACCTCTAAATTGGTCGACCAAATTCAAGAGTTAAAAACTCACATTTCAACACAACAAGATGAGAAATCAAATCTTTCAAGACtttatgaaattgaaaaggaaaaagttgaaaaactTGATAAATACATTCAAAATAATCCATCACCTTCTGaggttgaattaattaaaaaagaactATTAACCTTAAAAGCAATTGTTGATcaagatgaaattaataaagcaATAATTGatcaagaaaaagataataatcaaaataatactactaataacactggtggtggtagtgataaactattaaaagataaaaatagaCAATTAGAAAATGAATGTACACGTTTACGTCTTTTAACAAATACACAAGAAtctgaattaattgaaaagaatttaGCAATTGATGAATTACAAAAAGTTAAAGatgaacaattattattaattcaaagaTTAGAAGAAGATTTATCAAATGGTGGTGTTATTAAtggtttaaattcaaatggtaatgCTGGTTCTTTAgtttatcaacaacaacaacaacaacaacaacaccatcatcatttaaatcatcatcatcatcataactcattatcatcatcacaattacaatcatcaaataaagaTATAATGGATATTTCTGACCTTTTAcctacaaatacaacaaacaatacaacaattaatacatcactatcatcatcatcatcatcaaataataactCACCATTAAATATTggtactaataataataataacagtgtAAATACATTAATAAGATCATCAAatgaatcattttcaaattcacctCAACAAGTTGGTGCTGGTAATATTGTACAATCAAAAGATGACAAAATGTTAGATATTGTAATAAGTCAACGTGATAGATTTAAAACAAAGATTGTAGAATTAGAGAGTGATAAAAGTAAACTTGAAAAACAACTAGATTCATGTCGTCAagaattatcatcattaaaaactgataatattaaattatatgaaaaaattagatttttaCAAAgttatgataaaaataaatcaggTGGTGGTGGCATCAACAATGCCAATAAAGAAATTCATagtaaaagaaataatagtGGTTTTGAAAAATCATATGATGTTGAAAGAGGTTTAGATATTCCTTCCTCttcctcatcatcatcatctcaAGGTGGACCTGAAACTGAAGAGAAATATGGTAAACTTTATGAAGAATCAATAAATCCATTTTTATCATTcaataaaaaagagaaatatCGAAGATATAGAGAGATGAATACAGCTGAAAGGGTGATTTTAAATGGTTCAAGATTTTTCCTATCAAATAAATACAGTCGTCTATTCCTTTTCATATATTCTGTCCTACTTCATCTTATGGTATTTCTTACACTCTATAGATTAGCAACAATCACAACTGAACAACACGAAATGGGTTTTGGTAATATACATCAAACTCCTCCACTACCTCAAAAAGATATTGTTGATAGTATAATagaacaataa
- a CDS encoding hypothetical protein (Similar to Mus musculus (Mouse). GABA-A receptor epsilon-like subunit), whose amino-acid sequence MCSNNNNNNNFELLFWKVIHNKFLFKYIFNKIHSSENFEYEDYRKIDIDNRIKFKYIISLEWMINKKKYSLLKIKLESNEFIEISKNGLILLLDEISNNNKNNNNNNNNNNNNNNNNNNNNNNNNNNNNNNNNSEILNEILFLILKCNNNNNNNNNNNNNNNNNNNNNNNNNNNNNNNNNNNNNNNNNNIQDNQNNQNNNLKFENDIDLLELSIENDNIEMFKFLIKEKNEEMKLKLLKSIIKTCKNCNLIKELFKSFEECNVDQFNLPIPDLIQLASFNKNCSNELLILIIEMFTDKIPNNNINDNEIEISFKQLLNLNNSSIKTMKLLMDLNYISNSNDSFDYFNSTINLFDKNKSIERLIIECEAFFKYCIFIDNKSENIDQLFNLIKNLNEIYNLWLTTSSSSSSSSSSSSSSSSSSSSSSSSSSSSSSSSSSSSSSNNNNNEKEIRKKIHLLFISKNKSYSVIHDFKQYYQDELTDINDIIMIVNNDDLKVKLLKENQKSLKNLNEDTKKKLYNSILSLNSEKLYKEALELCEPYLSKPDEKNNNNNNSIFKKLISKKHNGLNCIVENHGNINNTNNNNNNNNNNTNNNNNNNTNNINNNFNNLIENFEFPKKWNPLLSKMIKNDINDSYDLIEINSIDDIDWIANETSNGVVQRLFNYLFDNIKFEFKSIIILNYTVNHNKLSKGYDDDYEDGGYYYERRFFYSTNYLIVPFLEAIQNGYTLELKEICSYNANKYHFKFTIETNQLPLRMKGSLQMPNDYERVSRILKFEKEISEILSSELNKQFILGVLKVIPNAKLTSPLLFDSNFKTDSFKYNNLTFIRFLLNSFQANIHATISNIYDNHYRNITERIDTTTNINCNDPNNNNNNNNNINLEDILSLLEYSILKYNICYSQNNIFQLLFFNNSINHLYKMVLKVKGITSKQVIEIYNMIFRKCEKVGIIQHDFINAIYYLCIRSPIFEKYLQNKSNLSLNRYTNFLYYRKCYYDDNNFNNGDGDGGGGGGVNIHENKCYFNANKFTIEKVLGETQLYNHLLNKNQQEKQNPTTIQPIEKLLEKLINQFSHHSINKPISEVNQLDNLIESDLLFCCDTRNIKLFFKQLDFIIENPQIKFHIASYDNLLLKIIKLLENDFDLLLKFIDKSTQIQQTIELKSRMSLSYALLSISKKFQRLEVYDFFQQTFNSQKKIEIKRK is encoded by the coding sequence ATgtgtagtaataataataataataataattttgaattattattttggaaagttATTCATAATAAATTCCTAttcaaatatatatttaataaaatccaTTCATCagaaaattttgaatatgAAGATTATAGAAAAATTGATATAGataatagaattaaattcaaatatataatttcattagAATGGAtgattaataaaaagaaatattctttattaaaaattaaattggaatcaaatgaatttattgaaatttcaaaaaatggtttaattctattattagatgaaatttcaaataataataaaaataataataataataataataataataataataataataataataataataataataataataataataataataataataataataataataatagtgaaatattaaatgaaatattatttttaattttaaaatgcaataataataataataataataataataataataataataataataataataataataataataataataataataataataataataataataataataataataataataataataataataatattcaagataatcaaaataatcaaaataataatttaaaatttgaaaatgatattgatttattagaattatcaattgaaaatgataatattgaaatgtttaaatttttaatcaaagaaaaaaatgaagaaatgaaattaaaattattaaaaagtattattaaaacatgtaaaaattgtaatttaataaaggaattatttaaatcatttgaagagTGTAATGTTGATCAATTCAATTTACCAATACcagatttaattcaattagcATCATTCAATAAGAATTgttcaaatgaattattaatattaataattgaaatgtTTACAGACAaaataccaaataataatatcaatgataatgaaattgaaattagttttaaacaattactaaatttaaataattcatcaattaaaacaatgaaattattaatggaCTTAAATTacatttcaaattcaaatgactcttttgattattttaatagtactattaatttatttgataagaataaatcaattgaaagattaataattgaatgtgaagcattttttaaatattgtattttcattgataataaaagtgaaaatattgatcaactttttaatttaattaaaaatttaaatgaaatttataatttatggttaacaacatcatcatcatcatcatcatcatcatcatcatcatcatcatcatcatcatcatcatcatcatcatcatcatcatcatcatcatcatcatcatcatcatcatcatcatcatcatcaaataataataataatgaaaaagaaattagaaagAAAATccatttattattcatttcaaaaaataaaagttataGTGTAATTCATGATTTTAAACAATATTATCAAGATGAATTAACAGATATTAATGATATAATTATGATagtaaataatgatgatttaaaagttaaattattaaaagaaaatcaaaaatcacttaaaaatttaaatgaagatacaaaaaagaaattatataattcaatTCTATCATTAAATTCTGAAAAACTTTATAAAGAAGCTTTAGAACTTTGTGAACCATATCTTTCAAAACctgatgaaaaaaataataacaataataattcaattttcaaaaaattaatttcaaagaaaCATAATGGTTTAAATTGTATTGTTGAAAATCAtggaaatattaataataccaataataataataataataataacaataataccaataataataataataataataccaataatataaataataattttaataatcttaTAGAAAATTTTGAATTCCCAAAGAAATGGAATCCATTATTAAGtaaaatgataaagaatgatattaatgattcatatgatttaattgaaattaattcaattgatgatattgattgGATAGCAAATGAAACGTCGAATGGTGTAGTTCAAAGGTTATTTAATTATctatttgataatattaaatttgaatttaaatctataatcattttaaattatactgtaaatcataataaattatcaaaaggGTATGACGATGATTATGAAGATGGTGGTTATTACTATGAAAGACGATTTTTTTATAGTACAAATTACTTAATTGTACCGTTTTTAGAAGCAATTCAAAACGGATACActttagaattaaaagagaTTTGTAGTTATAATGCAAATAAGtatcattttaaattcactATTGAAACTAATCAATTACCATTAAGAATGAAAGGATCATTACAAATGCCAAATGATTATGAAAGAGTATcgagaattttaaaatttgaaaaagaaatttcagAAATCCTCTCaagtgaattaaataaacaattcaTTCTTGGTGTCTTAAAAGTAATTCCAAATGCAAAATTAACATCACCATTACTATTTGATAGTAATTTCAAAACTGATTCattcaaatataataatttaacctttattagatttttattaaattcatttcaaGCTAATATTCAtgcaacaatttcaaatatttatgATAATCATTATAGAAATATAACTGAAAGAATTGATACTACTACcaatattaattgtaatgatcccaataataataataataataataataatattaatttagaagatattttatcattacttgaatattcaattttaaaatataatatttgttactctcaaaataatatttttcaattattattttttaataattcaattaatcatttatataaaatggtACTTAAAGTTAAAGGAATAACATCAAAACAAGTAAtagaaatttataatatgatATTTAGAAAATGTGAAAAAGTTGGAATTATTCAACATGATTTTATAAATGCAATTTATTATCTTTGTATTAGATCaccaatatttgaaaaatatttacaaaacaaatccaatttatctttaaataGATACACAAACTTTTTATACTACAGAAAATGTTATTATGATGataacaattttaataatggtgatggtgatggtggtggtggtggtggtgtaaATATTCatgaaaataaatgttatttTAATGCAAACAAATTCACAATTGAAAAGGTATTAGGTGAAACTCAACTCTATAatcatcttttaaataaaaatcaacaagAAAAGCAAAACCCTACTACTATAcaaccaattgaaaaattattagagaaattaataaatcaattctcTCATCACAGtataaataaaccaattagTGAAGTTAATCAATTGGATAATTTAATCGAaagtgatttattattttgttgtgatactagaaatattaaattatttttcaaacaatTGGATTTCATTATTGAAAATCCACAAATTAAATTCCATATTGCATCATATGATAATTTACtattaaaaatcattaaacttttagaaaatgattttgatttattattaaaatttattgataaatcaaCTCAAATCCAACaaacaattgaattaaaatccAGAATGTCTTTATCATATGCACTACTATCGATTAGTAAAAAATTCCAAAGATTAGAAGTTTATGACTTTTTTCAACAAACTTTTaattctcaaaaaaaaatagaaataaaaagaaaataa
- the eftud2 gene encoding U5 small nuclear ribonucleoprotein subunit: MSDNLYDEFGNYIGESLEDEEVTYDQQQQQQEEEEEEDRKPNQQQQQQQYNDDEAHIEETGDNDGGDEMNIDRDNIQISTTSAIVLHEDKQYFPDASDVYKGVEVMVQDEDSQPLSKPIIDPKKNKSFTITEKDYPETSYSKQFLTDLSTYPQFIRNVSLIGQLHHGKTSFMDMLFQQTHEKKWLSSKPMRYTDTRNDEQERLISIKSTPMSLVLPNSKDKSYLINILDTPGHPNFLDEVTASIALSDIAVIIIDALEGVMMQTERLIKHAVAEGLSICVVINKMDRLILELKLPPVDAYFKLKHTIDEVNSILDLCSHGSGSGGSDGNTRGSANEKIKVSPELGNVIFASSEMGWCFSLESFANIYIETYGGGFKSSEFAKRLWGDLYFNESTRMFRKQASGNGEHVRSFVHFILNPIYKIYSTVISEEKPVVEATLRELGIKLSKETYNLDIRPLLRVVLGSFFGGKSNAFVDMLAALPSPIDNARRKATTLYTGPLNGEYGRSLVECDPKGPLLIYITKLLSKPDGKGFDCLGRIMSGSISKGQSIRVLREKYSPDNNEEDMEECECEGVFIGEARYKIEIEKAQAGMWVLLDGVDGPIVKTATITSKKDLSSDEDENRAHIFRPLHFITKSVCKVAIEPINPSELPKMLDGLRKIDKSYPLAITKAEESGEHVILGTGELYLDCILHDLRLMYTEIEIKVDDPVITLTETIVETSSIKCYADTQNKKNRLTMIAEPLENGLADDIENGMVKLDWPKKKRSEYFQSKYDWDVLASNSIWAFGPDINGPNILLNDTLPTEVNRSLLLSISDSVVRGFQWATKEGPLVDEPIRNVKFKLLDATIASEPIQRSSGHIVPAARSVTHSSFLVSTPRLMEPVYLVEVISPIDCLNAIENVLTRRRGHIIHDLPKPGTPLHITKALIPVLDSYGFETDLRVHTQGQAFCLSTFDHWQVVPGDPLDKSIKLRPLEPSPKLHLARELLIKTRKRKGLSEDVNFGKHFDEQLLLSLSQNENQYR, encoded by the exons atgtcAGATAATTTATATGATGAATTTGGTAATTATATTGGAGAAAGTttagaagatgaagaagtaACATAtgatcaacaacagcaacaacaagaagaggAGGAGGAAGAGGATAGAAAAccaaaccaacaacaacaacaacaacaatataatGACGATGAAGCACATATAGAAGAAACAGGAgataatgatggtggtgatgaaatGAATATAGATAGAGATAATATACAaatttcaacaacatcaGCAATTGTATTACATGAAGATAAACAATATTTTCCAGATGCATCAGATGTTTATAAAGGTGTTGAAGTTATGGTACAAGATGAAGATTCACAACCATTATCAAAACCAATCATTGATccaaagaaaaataaatcatttacaaTCACTGAAAAAGATTATCCAGAAACAAGTTAttctaaacaatttttaaccGATTTATCAACATATCCACAATTCATTAGAAATGTTTCTTTAATCGGTCAATTACATCATGGTAAAACTTCATTCATGGATATGTTATTTCAACAAACTCATGAAAAGAAATGGTTAAGTTCAAAACCA atgaGATATACAGATACTAGAAATGATGAACAAGAAagattaatatcaataaagTCAACACCAATGTCATTAgttttaccaaattcaaaagataaatcatatttaattaatatattagaTACACCAGGACATCCAAACTTTTTAGATGAAGTTACTGCATCAATTGCATTATCAGATATTGCTGTAATTATCATTGATGCATTAGAAGGTGTAATGATGCAAACTGAAAGATTAATTAAACATGCTGTTGCTGAAGGTTTATCAATTTGTGttgttataaataaaatggatagattaatattagaattaaaattaccacCAGTAGATgcatattttaaattaaaacatacAATTGATGAagttaattcaattttagatttatgTTCAcatggtagtggtagtggtggtagtgatgGTAATACTAGAGGTAGTGCTAATGAAAAGATTAAAGTATCACCAGAATTAGGTAATGTTATTTTTGCAAGTTCAGAAATGGGTTGGTGTTTTAGTTTAGAATCATTCgcaaatatttatattgaaaCTTATGGTGGTGGTTTTAAGAGTAGTGAATTTGCTAAAAGATTATGGGGTGATctttattttaatgaaagTACACGTATGTTTAGAAAACAAGCATCAGGAAATGGTGAACATGTAAGATCATTTGTACActttattttaaatccaatttatAAGATTTATTCAACTGTAATTAGTGAAGAGAAACCAGTGGTTGAAGCAACCCTAAGAGAATTGGGTATTAAACTTTCAAAAGAAACTTATAATTTAGATATTAGACCATTGTTAAGAGTTGTATTGGGTTCATTTTTCGGTGGTAAATCAAATGCATTTGTAGATATGTTGGCAGCATTACCAtcaccaattgataatgCTAGACGTAAAGCAACAACACTCTATACAGGTCCATTGAATGGTGAGTATGGCAGGTCATTGGTGGAATGTGATCCAAAGGGTCCATTGCTAATTTATATCACAAAGTTATTATCAAAACCCGATGGTAAAGGATTCGATTGTTTAGGTCGTATTATGTCTGGTAGCATTAGTAAAGGTCAATCCATTAGAGTTTTACGTGAAAAATACTCACcagataataatgaagaagataTGGAAGAATGTGAATGTGAAGGCGTTTTCATTGGTGAAGCACGTTATAAAATCGAGATTGAAAAAGCACAAGCAGGTATGTGGGTTTTATTAGATGGTGTCGATGGTCCAATCGTAAAGACTGCCACCATTACctcaaaaaaagatttatcatCTGACGAGGATGAGAATAGGGCACATATTTTCCGTCCACTTCATTTCATAACTAAATCAGTTTGTAAGGTTGCAATCGAACCAATCAATCCATCGGAATTACCAAAGATGTTGGATGGTTTAAGAAAGATCGATAAATCCTATCCATTGGCAATTACAAAGGCTGAGGAATCGGGTGAACATGTTATTTTAGGTACAGGTGAGCTTTATTTAGATTGTATTTTACATGACCTTAGATTAATGTATACAGAGATTGAAATCAAAGTAGATGATCCAGTTATCACATTGACAGAAACAATCGTTGAAacttcatcaattaaatgttATGCTGATactcaaaataaaaagaatcgTCTAACAATGATCGCTGAACCATTGGAGAATGGATTAGCcgatgatattgaaaatggtatGGTGAAACTGGATTGgccaaagaaaaagagatcAGAATATTTCCAATCAAAGTACGACTGGGATGTTTTAGCCTCCAATTCGATTTGGGCATTTGGTCCAGATATCAATGGTCCAAATATCCTATTGAACGATACCCTCCCAACTGAAGTGAACAGATCCCTTCTATTATCCATCTCTGATTCCGTGGTTAGAGGCTTCCAATGGGCCACTAAAGAAGGTCCATTGGTTGATGAACCAATTAGAAATGTAAAATTCAAACTATTGGATGCCACCATTGCCTCTGAACCAATTCAAAGATCCAGTGGCCATATTGTACCTGCCGCACGTTCTGTAACACATTCATCATTTTTAGTATCAACACCACGTTTAATGGAGCCTGTTTATCTAGTTGAAGTAATCTCACCAATCGATTGTCTCAATGCAATCGAAAATGTTTTAACACGTCGTCGTGGTCATATCATTCATGACTTGCCAAAACCTGGTACACCACTTCACATTACAAAAGCTTTAATACCCGTATTGGATTCATATGGTTTTGAAACCGATCTTAGAGTTCATACTCAAGGTCAAGCTTTCTGTCTTTCAACATTTGATCATTGGCAAGTGGTTCCAGGTGATCCTTtagataaatcaattaaacttCGTCCATTAGAACCTTCTCCAAAACTTCATTTGGCTCGTGAACTTTTAATCAAAACTCGTAAGAGAAAAGGTCTATCTGAAGATGTTAATTTTGGTAAACATTTCGATGAACaacttttattatctttatctcaaaatgaaaatcaatatagataa